The Desulfatiglans anilini DSM 4660 genomic interval GAATGCCCGAGCGCTCCTTGGCAAGCGCCGCCCCCGTGCGGTAGGCCTGCTTCAAATCGGCGTCGATCACGCCCGTCGCCACCCGGCTGTCCCGCCGCAGCAGGTAGATGCCGTAGGTCTTGAGGCCGCGCAGGTGATCCCGGACATCCGCCGGCTCGATCGCCCGCCTCACGGGAACGTATCCGCTCGTGCCGGCGTTCCGGTCCGCCCACTGCCTCGCGAAGCAGTCTTCCCGCCCCTGGAAGAGCGCCATATAGCGGGCGATCAGGCGCTCCTCCCGCTTCATGGCCGCAAAGGGCTCGTCCAGAAACTGAAAATCCCCCCCGCCGTCGCCCGTATGCACAGGCTGCGCGTCATGTTGTCCGAAACCGGGGATGGCACCCTGAGCGCGCGCCCTGAGAGCGGCGGCCTCCGCCCCCTTGCCGAGCAGGACCAGCAATTCGATGTGCTCGCGCCACCCCGGCTCGAAGGCCGGGTGGCGCCGATTCAAATCCCCGAGCGTCCGGCAGGCCACGTCCATCTCGCCCGCCATCTGGGCCAGCCGGCTCCACTCGAGGCACTGCTCCGGGTTGAGCCGCTGGAGGACATCCATCTTGCGAAGGATCTCCCGGCACTTCTCGATTTCGCGGTTTTCGATGATAAAGGATCGCAGTCGGGAGAAGAGCAGCTCGAAATCAGGTGCGGCCGGACGCTTCGGGGCCGCTTCAGCGGGCGGTTTCATGTTCGGATCTCCTTTCGCTTGGCCTTCCTTCCCCCTCACGGGCCGGCCTTCTTCGCTATCGCCTGCCGGAGTTTCCCGAGGAGCGGGTAAGCCGGTCTGAACGCGGCCAGGTCCGCAGCCTTTTGCCGGGCGGCCTCGAACTCGCCCTTCCTCAGGTGAGCGGCGGCCTGCCAGAAAAGCCCGTCGGGATCCGGGGTCGTAAAGGTTTCAATGTGGAACTGCACCGCCTCCCCGGCCAAGCGGAGCACCTGGTCGTCGTTACCCTCCCGGTACGCCATCTTGGCCAAGCGGACCAGGGTCCGATGCCGCGAACGCCGGTCCCGCTCGAGCGCCCCGGTCAAAACACTCCGGGCCTTGTCGTGCTCCCCGAGCCGATTGAGGACATCCGCCTCCGTCCACCGGACGTAAGGCCTGCGCACCCGGGGCGGGATCCGTTCAACCGCCGCCAGGGCCTCCCGCGGTTTGTCCTGCGCCAGGAGCACCCGCCCGAGGAGTTCGAAGACGTAATCGCCTTCGGCCGGATTCACCACCCGGGACGTGAACTCCAGGGCGTCCTGCGCCTCGCGGTAGCGGCCGAGGTGGAAGAGGACCTTTCCCAGGGCGAAGTGCTTGTGCTCGACCCGCACATGGTTCTTCTCCCCGTCTTCCTCGATGCAGCGCTGGATGCTCGCGAGCGCCCCTTTCATCCGCCCCGTCTTCACCTGGCACGAGCCCAGGTTATAGAGCGACTTGATGTAGTTGCGCCGCTCCTGATGCCGGACCTTCCGCTCATCGTCCGTCAGCGCCAGCCAATTCTTCACCGCCTGCACCAGAAGCGGCAACGCCCGGTCGGGCTTCTGCAGGATGTTCTTGTAGAGCATCCCTTCGCGGTAAAACGCCGTCACCCCGTCGGGCCGGAGTTCCCTCGCCTTTTTGAAGTGCTCGAGCGCCCTATCCGTCCGCCCGGCCTTGACCTGAGGCGGCAGGATGATCTCCCGGTTCTTGGCGGCCAGCAGGCTTTCGTACAGCGTGTAGGCCAACCCCGAATGGAACCGGAAATCGTCCGGGCTGCGCCTGAGGCACACCTCGTAGGCGACGATCGCGTCGTCGTAGCGTTTGAGCCGGCTGAGCGCGAAGGCCACCTCCGAGCGCAGCGGGAGGTCCAGGCCGAAACGGACCATCTCCGGCTCGCGTTCCTCGACGGGGTGATACAGATCCAGGATCTCCTGCCAACGGTTGTCGGCCCGCAGAAGTTCGATCTCCCCGATGTGCGTCTTCAGCCTGGCCGCAAGGGTCTCCTGGATCCCGCTCTGCGCGGCCAGTTCCTCGAAGAACGCCTCTCCGGCCGGGGTCTTCCCGTTCTTGACCGCCTCGGTTGTCTGTGGGGGGTTGGGAGCAGCCTCTCCCTGCGGATACGATAGGATCTTCGCCGTGGTGCCCATGTCTGCCGCCTCCTTCACATTGAGGTTTGGGGCTGTCGGCAGGACTCCCGGGCGGCCCATCCCTTAGAGAGGGGCTACCCGGGGCCTACACTAATGGAACACG includes:
- a CDS encoding tetratricopeptide repeat protein; amino-acid sequence: MGTTAKILSYPQGEAAPNPPQTTEAVKNGKTPAGEAFFEELAAQSGIQETLAARLKTHIGEIELLRADNRWQEILDLYHPVEEREPEMVRFGLDLPLRSEVAFALSRLKRYDDAIVAYEVCLRRSPDDFRFHSGLAYTLYESLLAAKNREIILPPQVKAGRTDRALEHFKKARELRPDGVTAFYREGMLYKNILQKPDRALPLLVQAVKNWLALTDDERKVRHQERRNYIKSLYNLGSCQVKTGRMKGALASIQRCIEEDGEKNHVRVEHKHFALGKVLFHLGRYREAQDALEFTSRVVNPAEGDYVFELLGRVLLAQDKPREALAAVERIPPRVRRPYVRWTEADVLNRLGEHDKARSVLTGALERDRRSRHRTLVRLAKMAYREGNDDQVLRLAGEAVQFHIETFTTPDPDGLFWQAAAHLRKGEFEAARQKAADLAAFRPAYPLLGKLRQAIAKKAGP